The Primulina eburnea isolate SZY01 chromosome 13, ASM2296580v1, whole genome shotgun sequence genome includes a region encoding these proteins:
- the LOC140810933 gene encoding pathogenesis-related genes transcriptional activator PTI6-like produces MRYCGSSKDPASIHSFHSTHHSVVSSLLVSRQNKGKKARLITAAAALLPESHPLFPLFLETFYLDTKPMEVQRRFKFTEHVVSTSKLVNHRRSTADPKRTRKVVRIILTDGDATDSSGDESDSAAGLCLRRVKRHVEEISFRTSSTQQLRGRYQDRFNKKRRWRPTGNDVTSRKKFRGVRQRPWGRWAAEIRDPTIGKRVWLGTYDTPEEAATVYDSAAVKLKGHAAVTNFPVASPVIDSTTESEPVSSGNDAALSPTSVLRFEDFPAFDSLGYGVDDLGFDFDLQLGLPGIRMSRDHLADEFGEFDFDDFINNTMTAADLDVAL; encoded by the exons ATGAGATATTGTGGTAGCAGCAAGGATCCTGCGTCCATCCATTCTTTCCACTCCACACACCACTCTGTTGTCTCGTCTTTGCTTGTTTCCCGCCAAAACAAAGGAAAAAAGGCGCGTTTAATTACAGCTGCTGCTGCTTTGCTGCCTGAATCACACCCCCTTTTCCCTCTCTTTCTTGAAACCT TCTATTTGGATACGAAACCAATGGAAGTCCAGCGACGATTCAAGTTTACGGAACACGTTGTCTCTACTTCCAAGCTTGTAAATCACCGGAGATCCACCGCTGATCCAAAGAGAACCCGGAAAGTGGTTAGAATCATTCTTACAGACGGCGACGCTACGGACTCATCCGGCGATGAATCCGACTCTGCCGCCGGACTCTGCTTGCGAAGAGTCAAGAGGCACGTGGAAGAGATAAGCTTCCGTACATCGTCCACGCAACAGCTACGTGGACGATATCAAGATCGTTTCAACAAGAAGAGGCGTTGGAGACCGACTGGTAATGACGTCACCAGCCGGAAAAAGTTCCGCGGTGTGCGTCAGCGGCCTTGGGGGAGATGGGCGGCCGAGATCCGGGACCCGACCATCGGAAAACGAGTCTGGCTGGGAACCTACGACACCCCGGAAGAAGCTGCCACCGTTTACGACAGCGCAGCCGTGAAATTGAAAGGCCACGCCGCTGTAACCAACTTCCCTGTTGCCTCCCCCGTCATAGACTCCACGACAGAGAGCGAGCCCGTCTCCTCCGGAAACGACGCCGCTCTTTCTCCGACATCAGTCCTTCGGTTCGAGGATTTCCCGGCTTTCGACAGCCTCGGTTACGGCGTCGACGATTTGGGGTTTGACTTTGATTTGCAGTTAGGCCTGCCGGGCATAAGGATGTCGAGGGATCACCTGGCCGACGAATTCGGCGAGTTTGACTTTGATGACTTTATCAACAACACCATGACAGCAGCTGATCTTGACGTGGCGCTATAG
- the LOC140810456 gene encoding uncharacterized protein, with protein MAAGQFSNNGPKPLQRNLSRRVSFNEATLAKSQEPPKPPSEPELIDTETQVSRRPRCRACCNSCCAWTSLILAVVLLLAILVGGVYFAFLQSNLPEVRLHRLDVYYLGVNDTDTDTFVTTDFEVRLNFTNNNSKIKLSYSQMSVSLSSEGVDLGTVKIPAISQEPSSSADVKARTWMRKTTAEEAVADDLRDNSLRHLMVIDIVLKGHIDFLVNGNKMNGFPFKVSCRSIDQSEIDNGHAPGCAIQMTPV; from the coding sequence ATGGCGGCAGGCCAATTTTCGAACAATGGCCCGAAACCGCTGCAGAGGAACCTCAGCCGCCGTGTCTCCTTCAACGAGGCCACCCTGGCAAAATCCCAAGAGCCCCCAAAACCACCCTCGGAGCCTGAGTTGATAGACACCGAAACTCAAGTCAGCCGTCGCCCCCGATGCAGAGCATGCTGCAACTCGTGCTGTGCCTGGACCTCCCTAATCCTTGCTGTGGTGCTACTCTTAGCTATACTTGTAGGAGGGGTATATTTCGCCTTCCTCCAATCCAACCTACCCGAGGTCCGCCTCCATCGTCTCGATGTCTATTATCTCGGGGTCAACGACACGGACACGGACACTTTCGTGACCACGGATTTCGAAGTACGTCTAAATTTTACAAACAATAACTCGAAAATCAAGCTATCTTACAGCCAAATGTCCGTCTCTTTGTCTTCGGAAGGGGTCGACCTTGGGACGGTGAAAATCCCGGCGATAAGTCAAGAACCAAGCTCATCGGCAGACGTGAAGGCGAGGACGTGGATGAGGAAAACGACCGCTGAAGAGGCGGTGGCGGACGACTTGCGGGATAATTCATTGAGACACTTGATGGTCATCGATATAGTGCTTAAGGGACACATTGACTTCTTGGTGAATGGGAACAAGATGAATGGTTTCCCATTTAAGGTTTCTTGCCGGAGCATTGATCAGTCGGAGATTGACAATGGACATGCTCCTGGATGCGCTATCCAAATGACCCCTGTATAA